The genomic segment taagtattgattttgggggtatagttttcctttaaaaaaagttctGGACAGTAGCAGTCTTACTTTGTATTATAAAAGTTTTCATTTATAGGCACAGTTGGATATCCATAAATCATTTTTGACCCATCATTTCTTAAAACCATTAAATTCAAACTAGCTTAACTTGGGACAGTAGGGGGTTGAAGCAGCGAGTTTCCAGTTTCTGCATGTAGCCTTGGGGTTTCTGAAGCAATTTTTGACTATTGTTGTGTAttactacattatatttaaatgcatattaaacCACTTTAGTTTTTTTGTGTTACTAGACCTTTgattattttttctaattaatggTTATGCTTTATTTTCTTACAGATAATCTGAACAAGTTCTAGCCAGACACTCATCATATGGTATAGTATTTATCTATTCCTGACATTGGATTTTAGCTTTAAACTTATGTATTCAAACTTACCCTTTGTATTTATCACTATTTTATGATCAATGTTCTTCCCCAGTGAGCATAAAGCCCATTCCATACTAATTAGCTACTGCATGAAGCACTTTTACcgggacacttttttttttattgggataGGAATCAATTCATGCAAGGTGCATTTATGTAGGTGTCCCctactttaaattacattttagtgtgttatagagtGGCAAGCTACAATCAACATTTcaattaatcttcattatttatttataattttttaattatttgcctattgcatattctaagcaacttttcagctggccttcatttttctttttttgtgatttttgaattataTTCCATCttgttttgactctttccagctttaaaatgggggtcactgacctcatcttaaaatcaaatgctctgtaatgctacacatgtattgatactgctactttgtattactcctctttctattcaggcctctcatatgcatgttccagtctcttattcaaatcaatgcatggttgctagggtaatttggaccctagcaaccagactgctgtaaTTTCAAACTgggagagccactgaataaaaagctaaataactcaaaaaccacagataatagaaataatagaatatcactctctacatcctactaagagttaactcataggtgaacaacttctttaagGGGTTTACCACCACATTGGCTTGTTTTCATTCATGTTTTGTGttgcataaatatttattaagccATTAAACCCAAGTCTGTATATTTTATACCTGTTCTGAATATTTGGCAACACTAATACTTTATAACAAATACAGTACAACTGCTGGAGGGCTGActgattataaattaatatttgtaCTGCACAAGTACATAGAGCCAGGCCAATcttcagtatatatttatatatcagagCTTTTTATCAGCATAgtggtttgtttttctttacaagtacataaaggGGAAGCCAGCAGGCAGAAGTTTCCCGTTTGGTATATTCAGAGTAATAAAGTTAACATAAGTTAAATAAATCAGCCACACTGTGTAAAATGATAGTCATTTGGGTAAGTGAATGAACCTAAGCTTCTCCAGATCCTAGCAGCACTGAATACAAATCttgattaaataaaattatttaaatataaaaaaacccacttacaaatgtatagttttcacacactaaggggcacatttacctacctctgaagttgcaccagcgttggctttgttgcactttgccaggcatagattcgccagggctgcagaaattcacgaagatccgaactTGCGTACAAGTTaacgatcgtttgcgaagttgtgctagcgatattatgatcagcggttcgaagttacgctagcgatggcaaGTTTGAATacagtgtgcagttaaagtacaatggccgtatatgccgctgcaaacacattacactacacaaggccagggagccttaataaatgtgttctattgccctacacatgtgcccacagtatagtttaggtgccatatgttatcaaatgtaggggggaaggagggtaccctaaaaaacaaattaaatctttttcagcctatcaccctataaaaagtaagaccccagcgtttttttgggacttaaaaaaattctactttttttggagcaatccttatctactctattgcactttgcctggtctgaggcggtgaagtaaagtctggcgcaagaggtaacattcacgaaaatccgcaacttagtgaattagcgtagttacgtcccttcgccagagtgcaacttgacctggcataagggtgcgatgtagcgctagagtaggtctacttcgctagcgaatttacaccagcacccgctAGTAAatgggcaaagtggcaaaattatgtcacgctggcgaattttcgctagtgttagccactttagtaaatttgcccctaagtgatttGATGAAAAGTTGATCTTCCCCTTTGAACTATATTCAAAATGTGATTCTCTCCTTTGAAATGATGATTAAACAGGGGTTACCTTATTCAAACATCACTGCTGGAGGTGACCAGCTCCCTGTTGTAGCTCCccccttccagctatagtcaggtgatcccacaggtggctaataaaagggcaaccaagtctgggaattttactttgaaagcagtgagtaagttgcaggtaaaacttagtccctttgtaaaatgtataatgaagcaattgaattcttaatgaatcaggctGAATGCAGGACTTGCCATATCGGGGATGACTTTGTATAGTTGGtcagctttaatatattgcaatatatggacaaacaatgcttGTGTTGTTTAatggggaaggcatttttagtagccttaggcacaaaatgtttcaatgtccttaatatattgataatgggttgagtgcagaggaccttgttatgttttggatatccgagaatgagtagagtataacagtgctgtattagcagagactcatgcagccattacacaacagtaactttcacttttaagctaccaggaagtatgcacagtataagtctgggcacagtgacatctacaggccatttatataaacaccacatattccccctatagtaggaaagcatttgggcaaatgtaatgtacaacaacaatgcatcttaaagcaattatatacattcttcacatgacatagtccttggtccatgcaggtagttttctgaatctctcagtacaccttataggttcactttcttcaggcctattacagttgacatcaggagtaggaaaatgtccttcatcaaatggagcttctccaaagtcatatctaacaggagcaagacgacttgcataccatatcagacagttcatatgtgtatggtcctcgctggcgtctcacttcaagtgatGTAGTAAATTTAGTTTGTCCAGGtagatcagggccagaactaggggtaggcagagtaggcacgtgcctagggggcgcaaagctggggggcgccaggcacgtacctgctctgtcgcctaccccattgtctggtcccgtctctccccgactggcgCTGATAGTCTCTAGGtaattgcgcttctgcgcatgcgcacctgagcgtagtttcgcgcatgcacactcCAGCatgcactcagccggcgccgtgtccggccaggttgcctagggtgcctggctgggttggcccggctctgctaaagatccaggctgaaagtgtacttctcttgcaccacgttttctgtcagtataagccttgcatttggcttgttgacatttaACAAcatcagcagtagatgattttgtaggcacagtattttgtggaagtttgatgtctgcaacatgtaacttagtgtgaaTCTGGAAtctggattaccttctctgctgaagactgtagacagtaatgttattactgtagctgatgttatatgagaaacaaatgcaatttcaggccatttactgtaatagtctatcaagcttatagcaaatctgcagtctataggagcatctgtaaaaggaccaacaatatcaatagcaagtttttcccatgctgaatcaggaaatggtactggttttacatctggtctcaccttaactttgtgtacaaagttctttgcacagcccagtgaagtgctgctttgtggtgaaattttagacactggctgtgtggcaggcactggtgctgtagtaatgacaactaattgtaggtttaatgcagcaaagggATCCCATCCTCGTTGccgtttgttatgttttgggtagccgaggatgagtagagtataacagtgctttattaccagagactcatgcagccattacacaacagtaactttcactttaaagctaccaggaagtatgcatagtataagtctgggcacagtgacatctacaggccatttctataaacaccacatatctCTTGAGTTTATCAATGCTGGAAGTGTACTTTATTCTTGCCCTGGCGTAATAGAAGGGCCTCAAAAGACAAGAGGCTCAACAATTTAAATTATAGGCTACTGCTTGTTGAAAGCAATACAGCAGTTCTATGCctccaaataaagaaaaaaaaacatggttctTAAGCCTTTAGTTTGGTATTTTATAGTTAGTGTGTCAGAAAGGGAAGCTCTTCTTTGACAGTGCTGAGTTTCTCTGGTAGTTGTCTAATTTGTGGTTTAGACATGTGAGCCCTTCAAACTTTCCTAATACAGAAGTAATATGAAGATTAGCTTGGCAGAGTACTTGAGTAAATAACTGCAATATTTATGACATACATATAGCTGATAACAATCTTTTTAATTCCACTTTTAGGTTATTCTTGAACAAAATGCATTTCACATCCCTATGTATCCTGTTGACCCTGATGGCCCTTTGCTGGTGTTTGGACAATGGCTTAGTAAGAACTCCACCAATGGGCTGGATGACATGGCAGAGGTATAGATGTAACATAGACTGCAAAAGTGATCCAGATAATTGCATTAGGTAAGCTCTTCTACAAAAGTCTATAACCAGTACACATTACGTGCATTACTACAGAAACAACTTCCTTGTCAGTGAGAGAGACTTGTCTTTATCTCTGAGGGCAGTTCTCGCTGTTTTTAGTGTGCCCATCTATCGGTATTCAATTTATGACACAAGGTGGACTTTTAACATATTTAGAAGTAATCAAATGAACTTTATATCCTCTTTTTggtgttggattttttttccttaatctTTTATTACTTGAAGTATAACACTTTGTTGTGGCTACAAGGGCCAGTGAGCCCTTCCATAAAGCATATAAATTGTGAggctataataataaatgtattgttcttattattgtttattttcttttgatttttgtgTTGGCCCTCCCCTATGTATCTCCAACTGGAAAAAAACTATGTGGTTACTAGAATCGTTGGAACACTAGTAACTCATTAAAGagatagtttacctttaagttaactttcagcatgttatagattggccaattttaagaaacttttcaaatggtcttcattcattttttttaaagtttttttaaattaaaaaaaaaatttgcttactttttctgactctttccagctttcaaatggcgtcgctgaacccatctaaaaaacaaatgctttgtaaggctaaacatgtattgttgttgctactttttactattcatctttctattcaggcctctcctattcatattccagtttcttactcAAATCactacatggttgctagagtaatttgacccagctggaattgcaaactggagagctgctgaataaaaagctgaataatacaAAATCCACAaatcttaaaaatgaaaaacaattgtaaattgtctcagaatatcgctttcTAAATcttaccaaaagttaatttaaaggtgaacgaccccttttaacaggttttttttttattttaaatcatgaAATGGGAACCTGTAGAAAAAGAACTTTAAGAAGAACAAAGACCTGTGGCTTTAGAATACTGCTGTCTGCATTAAAAAAAGGTTCCACTTCCTCTTTAATTGAGCTGAATTTAAACTATTCaacctatttatttaaaaagatgcATATCCCTGTATCTGAGATtggaatatttgtattttattcatctTAAATTGCTGTGGTGAATGTGGGCTCCATCGATCCCCAATGTGCACCTGAATTTATATTTAGCAATAGAATGCAAGTGTCGCAGTAACCAGCATAGGCCAAGAGTTCCCTgagttaaagggggttgttcacctttgagttaacttttagtatgatgaaaatAGTGATATTGtcaattatttatggtttttgagttattttgctttttattctgcagctctccattttaCAATTCAACAATCTGGTAAcgaggctccaaattaccctagcaaccatgcattgatttgaataagagactagaatatgaataggagagacctgaatagaaagatggataataaaaattagcaataacaatacatttgtagccttacagagcattagtttttagATGGATcaggagtcaaaaaaaaaaaaaatgaaggccaattgaaaagttgcttagaattgaccattctataacatattaaaagttaacttacagtaaaggtgaaccaccccattaacaaGAGCTCACCACCACAAATAAAGGCACCTatgatcagggccgccatcagggggggacaggggggacaagcgtaccgggcccgggcatgaaggggggcccggcagcgctgcatttttttgaagatccgggccccccttacgagcgcccgagctgtacgtcttgcctcttgcgtgccgaatgcggaagtgccgaaaagccgaagccgatgcgccgaaaagacccgaagtcacggaaaaagccgaagtcgcgaagcgccgaaaagacccgaagtcacgaaaattgccgaagccgaagtcctgaagcagcgcaaagacccgaagtcacgaaaatagccgaagccgaagtcctgaagcggtgaaaagacccgaagtcacgaaaggaggcgaagttgaagtactgaagccatgagttcaattctactgaacaccagtttgtgtttttttttttttttaatcccctggccaccaatgtattattttaatattctataggcccctgccaccaatctttttttttaaaactttttttttggggccccaatttttttttaactcataaggggccccttgccaccattgtttttttttaaaaaaaaaataaatacattttctttttggtggccccaaatttttttaacttgtaaggtggcccctgccaccagtttttttttcaaaaaaaatttttttttttggggccccaatttgtttttaacttataagggggcccctgccgccaatgttttgttttttttcaaaattttttttttttttttcaaatttttttttggggccccaatttgtttttaacttgtaagggggcccctaccaccagttttttttttttattcaaaaaaaattttttttccaatttttttttggggccccaatttgtttttaacttataagggggcccctgccaccaatgtttgtttattttttagttttttttacatttttttttttttggggccccaattttttataagggggccctgaccatcaatagctttttacaacttgtgtggggggggttacttttttagcgctgatgtctgtgtgatcttttaactgcgatgtggagtgggcgggatatggggtggagcttggtcgtcagtgtgggcggggcccagggggccccaaaaattttgttgtacggggccccgtgatttctaatggcggccctgcctatgaTAGTTACCGTAAAAGGAATATGTGGAAGAGAATTTATACTATAGATAAAATAGTAAAGCGTTAGTGTCAGAATATTAGTCTTTGTCTAATTCTGTACTAAACCACTGTTGTGTATGTGACTATACAGTGAACTATTTTAGATCATCCATAATCTGAAATGAATAAATTTTAACCCCACATGAAAAAGTTAAAGTACAAGAAAAATCTAAATCACTGGGGTAGTGCCAGTTTGCACATCCTATgaataaaatgcctttttttttttacccttgaccAGTGGTGGAAAAACATACCAGCCTGGGGTATTTTCCATCTCCtcgtcaccatgtttttttttcactttcccaGAATTCCCTTGTACCTGTGCATtcctagtacagatatgggacctgttatccagaatacttgggacctggggtttcataccttaaagtagaaggaaaggcacgttatacttggggtgccaaaagttaggcacccccaagtgattgtatttacttacctgaaacccgggcctgtgctcctatcagcagaaaactgcattagcccagggttcttccagcgagcgcGACAGAGcgatcttcctgcttcttctttcttctcgcggctgcgcatacgcagtagagcgaaaaaccgaactttaactaaagaaACCCCTATTTCTTCTATTGTGCATacatctgccccaggaaatttgaagaaagaagaagcaggaagatgatcgctctatggtgctcactggtagaaCCCTGGACCggtatagttttctggggtgtcgggtaagtagatacaatcactgtTGGAACCCCAAGTAAAactgcttttccttctcctttaagtctactagaaaatatgcaaatattaaacccaataggctggttttgcttgtgatcaagataaattatatcttagtttggatcaagtacaaggtactgttttattgccacagagaaaaagaaaatcatttttaaaaatttggattaaatgggtCTGAAGGAGatagcttttccataatttgagcatttctggataactggtttctgtttGCAAgtaattcagggagaaaattgaaaaaacaaaacatagtaGACTGGCACCGAGTACGCAATTTAATTGGCTAACAAACTGGCAACCCCCAATGAATTTGACTTTCCTTGCTCATTAAAGATGCAAACATGATCAATGGGAGAATGTATATGAGTTAGTTGTTGTTGATGAAGTTGGTAGTTTACAGAAATTTCCAATTTCTACAATCACATGAGTCGGCAATGAAAATGAGGAGGAAGATATGCAGCATTTCCCAGGTCCAAACTGTGTActgtaaaaatacaaacatattggcaattaatacatttattaagtaGAATGTAGTCCCAGCAGCATAGTCTAGGAAGCACCTTCCATGCCAGGGTggtctttttttcccaaaaggaCAATGTTTTACATTATTCCCAGAGTCTTTCTTTGGTGATTATTAgggatttttaaatatgtatccCCTACAGTAATTATTTACTTTTAGTGAGAATTTAATCAAAAGCATGGCTGACAAGATGGCTGACAGTGGCTGGCGAGATGTTGGTTATACTTATGTCTCCATTGATGACTGCTGGTCTCAGAAACAAAGGGATTCTAATGGAAGACTTCAGCCTGATCTTGAAAGGTTTCCAAGTGGAATGAAAGCCCTAGCTGATTATGTAAGTGGCATATACTGGTGTATCCCTTTTATATTATCTCTCTAGTCTTCAGTATATTCTCATTTAGCGGACAAAGGAAGCTACAATTCATTTGAAAACAACTCATACTTGAGGCAAACTATAGTCACCTCTAacataaaagcaaaacaaatgccTGTCTAGTATAGGTTGTATTCTCATCCCATCACAGGTTCCATCAATGGTACACCATTATTACAtttgcccttttttatttttcattattttaggtTCATGCTAAAGGGTTGAAACTGGGAATATACAGTGACATGGGTACCTACACATGTGGCGGGTACCCCGGAACAACCCTGGACACCATCAAGATTGATGCTGAAACTTTTGCATCCTGGGAAGTTGACATGTTGAAATTTGATGGATGCTATTCAAATTCCACTGAAAAGGCTTTAGGTCtgcttttggggtttttttttttgattttgcaaacatacatttcagGTTAAAAGTGAACTAAACAGCTGATATAGTATACATCAGCCTAGTGGAATTCCCCTCATGCTTCCTGTAGTTTGTTGTGCTTCCTTGTTGAACACCAGAAAAGTGAAGCAGTCTGGGTCAGTAAAGGAGCCTGTATATGTTGCCAGCAGGTTGTTTTGCACATGCATCAGCCTTGTCTATATTATACAGGTGTGAAACCTTTTACctagaatgcttggcacctgggttttctggataagatgtgtgtttttttgttttattttagttttttatttcttttgtagtTTGGATTACCATAGcaaaagtctacttaaaaaaaaaaaaataattaacactaacaaacccaaaaggattgttttgtctctaataaggattaattctactTTCATTAGGATcagatacaaggtactgttttatcacagagaaaaaggaaattaatatttgggtattttgattatttggttaaaatggagtctatgggagatggccttctcataatccggagctttctggataacgagtttctggataatggctcctTTATCTGTAGTATCcatgtacagggtcggactggcgtaGTTGGGGCCCAACGAGAATGACAGGCCCACCATGCGCAAATGGGGCATACATCACTGCACCACTTTTTTTTCCATACGggggggccaatctaggaccgggtctgggccggcggggggccaccgggttttttcccggtttcccgccggcccagtccgacactgtccatgTATGATGAAAATGTCAGTTTTGACTGGGAGATTCCAGATGTTTCTGTGTCACAGAGTTACCTGGcctgatccttaataaataaagaaaaagagagaatgcATTACTGTCACCATTATGAAGCATAGTAAGcagacaactttttttattgtattacaaATGTGAAATGGAGTTTTAGGTCGATTCATTCTAGTTAGAACTTTTGGGATTTGGTCATTTCACTGAGGTCTTTGCTTTGTGATTCAGGATATCCTAAAATGAGTGAAGCTTTAAATGGAACTGGGAGGCCAATTCTCTATTCCTGTAGCTGGCCAGCCTATGAGGGTGGGCTTCCTCCAAAGGtatgttatttagttttttttctttatttcaaatttcttttttttttttttaaaatctccatGGAAAGGACCACGACAACCTAATTTCGCTGATCCTGTATGTCTTTACATGTTGTTTGCATTCTAACAGGTAAACTACACTCAGCTGGGCAGCATCTGTAACATGTGGCGAAACTATGGTGACATTCAGGATTCCTGGGACAGTGTGCTGGATATAATTGAGTGGTACGCTAAAAATCAGGATGTCTTACAGCCAGCCGCAGGCCCTGGAAGATGGAATGACCCAGACATGGTAATTGCATACTCTACTGGTTCCAATAGATTGCTCTCACACTTGAAGTGCCACTATGTAGACCACCAAAtagcataaaaacaaaaacattatgaaGCGGAGTCAAAACAGTATTTTTAACCCTTTATTGTGGAACAATTAAATGGTTGCAGTTAAAGCACTGCTTTGAATGTTCCAAAGGAGAAGACTGCAACCCCCGgaaattgcctttttttgttcttttgtatgattttgcccctgatgaagaccttaacggcctatatgtttttttatattttatttgatttaataaataatttttttcaatttctgagtGTGCAGTCTTCGCCTTTGGAATGTTCCTTACCCTTGGTGACTCTACTGGGGAAAGTACTGCTGCACCTCACTCTTGTTAAATTGGGTTTGCGCTGTCTAACTTTGTTTTTAATAGAGCACTGCTTTGAATCCActttaattttttcccttttttatggtGAGTTGTTTTGCTTTACATAAGCTAAAGTAAACGGTTCCAGCAAATCATTTTGCAAAGTTACCGTGTGCCTTTTTCTACAATAGTGTACAAAACAGACAAGCTTTCTAAATAGATGagtgtaataaacatttttatatacgattattatgcatttttatgaAGTGGTAACACATTTCACAGTGATTTCTCAGAGTCCGAAACAAACttactttaaatgttttaattgttatTTGTAGCATCATTTCTTTTATAGCAACTGGCTTAGATTATATTTATACACCCTGtcaaaaatcatgttttcaaTAAAGTGGTACTGAGTGAGTAGATGATGGGCCTATCCTTCACTCTAAAACATGATGAAGTTTGATATAAATGTATGCTATGTTCCATAGTCATAAACACGGTATTGTAGAGGAGAAGAAGTCAAACACGTGATGTTATAAATAACTGATGGCTTTTCATAGAtcaatgcatttgccaaattCTGTGTTGCCCATTGGTAATAAAAGCATATATTTTAAGAGACTTCAGTTAGGCATATACATGTCCATTAATTCTGGTTACCACCATGGAATAGTGATGTATTTAATGGTCTGTCTTACAGTTGATAACTGGGGACTTTGGCCTAAGCTATGAACAATCCAAATCACAATTGGCTATTTGGGCAATTCTGGCAGCACCTCTTATCATGTCTAATGACCTCAGAACAATATCGCAAGATGCCAAAGATCTATTACAAAATCGCTTGCTGATTTATATAAACCAAGACGCTTTGGGAAAGCAGGGAAGTCTCATCTCACAAGTACGTATTTCTAACATTTTGTATGATTCATGTTAAGCATATTTCCACAGAAGCATGTTCTTCAAACATCAGAAAATGAAATTGTTTGGTGTTAAATAACAGTCTGTAGATTATGCCACACTGTTAGATCCGTCTCTCATCTGTGCAGTGTGGAGATGGATGTATTTAGGGAGGTGTTCACCTTCATTTTCTAATTGATGTTCATTGAACAAAAAAGTTTAATGGCATTTGCTGATCATATTCAGACATTTTGTCCAAGGTGCCTAATGAAAGTTATATAATTCTGAGCGGCTTTTCATaacacattcattacaaatgtcacTGTCTTTAAAATTATTCAAATGTTATTGTAAAATTACAAGTAAATGTAGTTGCTATTAATCTGTCTGCGTCTTGATATTCACTGCACTGCTGTGAAATTGTGAGACATGGAGTCATAGCTGGAGGATAGCTGACATTAACATTGGTTCACAACCAGCAGTTACAAAAAATACTGCGCTCAATTGCATTTACCATTAACATAAAATCTTTGAACATTTATAATGTGTTTTGGAAAGTCACTTAGAATTGCAtcttctttcattaggcaaagttTTATGTTTGGACTTGCAtcccttttaaatgaatttcataACCTCTTTCagttcctattgtttttttttgtttctgctgtttttgtatagatttttttgtttaaaatctcTGCTTGACAAAAGCTGTTTGCTGTTAGGAACAATGTTAAGCAACATTGTTCTTGTGTCTAAAGCCACTCTTTGCATTTTCAAATGGTTGTGATCAGTGCTACGGTTTCCATCTTTGATCCTCCTTGCAAACAGTGTATCTGACGCAAGAGAACCCTGGAACAACCACCCCCAGTAACCCAAGGGTTCACACAGTGGTAGCAAACTTACAGTTAAAGAATTGggcaaatatataattttga from the Xenopus laevis strain J_2021 chromosome 9_10L, Xenopus_laevis_v10.1, whole genome shotgun sequence genome contains:
- the naga.L gene encoding alpha-N-acetylgalactosaminidase isoform X1, producing the protein MHFTSLCILLTLMALCWCLDNGLVRTPPMGWMTWQRYRCNIDCKSDPDNCISENLIKSMADKMADSGWRDVGYTYVSIDDCWSQKQRDSNGRLQPDLERFPSGMKALADYVHAKGLKLGIYSDMGTYTCGGYPGTTLDTIKIDAETFASWEVDMLKFDGCYSNSTEKALGYPKMSEALNGTGRPILYSCSWPAYEGGLPPKVNYTQLGSICNMWRNYGDIQDSWDSVLDIIEWYAKNQDVLQPAAGPGRWNDPDMLITGDFGLSYEQSKSQLAIWAILAAPLIMSNDLRTISQDAKDLLQNRLLIYINQDALGKQGSLISQVGSLEVWKRELINGQYAVAVLNKGTDGLPRPYTTSLGLLNITQCTDGYKMYNVFEKEYIGMFKSGTPIDMRVNPTGVIFLFISPVSRSYMP
- the naga.L gene encoding alpha-N-acetylgalactosaminidase (The RefSeq protein has 1 substitution compared to this genomic sequence), whose amino-acid sequence is MALCWCLDNGLVRTPPMGWMTWQRYRCNIDCKSDPDNCISENLIKSMADKMADSGWRDVGYTYISIDDCWSQKQRDSNGRLQPDLERFPSGMKALADYVHAKGLKLGIYSDMGTYTCGGYPGTTLDTIKIDAETFASWEVDMLKFDGCYSNSTEKALGYPKMSEALNGTGRPILYSCSWPAYEGGLPPKVNYTQLGSICNMWRNYGDIQDSWDSVLDIIEWYAKNQDVLQPAAGPGRWNDPDMLITGDFGLSYEQSKSQLAIWAILAAPLIMSNDLRTISQDAKDLLQNRLLIYINQDALGKQGSLISQVGSLEVWKRELINGQYAVAVLNKGTDGLPRPYTTSLGLLNITQCTDGYKMYNVFEKEYIGMFKSGTPIDMRVNPTGVIFLFISPVSRSYMP